One genomic segment of Diceros bicornis minor isolate mBicDic1 chromosome 13, mDicBic1.mat.cur, whole genome shotgun sequence includes these proteins:
- the LOC131412387 gene encoding LOW QUALITY PROTEIN: olfactory receptor 2A12-like (The sequence of the model RefSeq protein was modified relative to this genomic sequence to represent the inferred CDS: inserted 1 base in 1 codon), whose protein sequence is MQGFLWGNHSSLTEFILLGFSHNAEINVILFNVFLFLYLITLLGNGLIIILIHMDSHLHTPMYFFLVVLSILDVGYVTTVPQMLVHLVCEKKTISYIGCVAQXYIFLMLGITESWLFAVMAYDRYVAICHPLRYKVIMSPLLCGSMVAFCGFWGITCALIYTVSATILPYYGPNEINHFLCEVLAVLKLACADTSLNDQVDFILSFILLLVPLSLIIIVYINIFVAILRIQSAQGRLKAFSTCASHITVVTMFSIPCMVMYMRPGSEASPEEDRKLALFYNVISAFLNPIIYSLRNKDVKKAFLKVTGWGKAPE, encoded by the exons ATGCAGGGCTTTCTCTGGGGAAATCACAGCTCTCTTACTGAGTTCATTCTTCTAGGATTCTCTCATAATGCAGAGATAAATGTTATTCTATTCAAtgtcttcctcttcctctacCTCATCACCCTTCTGGGCAATGGGCTCATTATCATTTTGATACACATGgactcccacctccacacacCCATGTATTTTTTCCTCGTTGTCCTATCCATTCTGGATGTGGGCTATGTCACTACAGTACCCCAGATGCTGGTGCATCTGGTTTGTGAGAAGAAGACTATCTCCTACATTGGATGTGTGGCCC ATTACATCTTCCTGATGCTAGGAATCACTGAGTCTTGGCTTTTTGCAGTCATGGCTTATGACAGGTATGTGGCCATTTGCCACCCCCTGAGGTATAAAGTCATCATGAGCCCTTTGTTGTGTGGGTCAATGGTGGCCTTCTGTGGATTCTGGGGTATCACTTGTGCCCTTATATACACTGTCTCTGCTACGATTCTTCCCTATTATGGCCCCAATGAGATAAatcacttcctctgtgaagtACTTGCAGTCTTGAAGTTGGCCTGTGCAGACACATCTCTCAATGACCAGGTAGACTTCATCTTGAGCTTCATCCTCCTGTTGGTCCCACTCTCCCTCATCATCATTGTCTACATCAATATCTTTGTTGCCATCTTGAGGATCCAGTCAGCCCAAGGGCGACTCAAGGCCTTTTCCACCTGTGCCTCTCACATCACTGTGGTCACTATGTTCTCTATTCCATGTATGGTTATGTACATGAGACCTGGCTCTGAGGCCTCCCCAGAAGAGGACAGGAAGCTGGCTCTATTCTATAATGTCATCTCTGCCTTCCTCAACCCCATCATCTACAGCCTTAGGAACAAAGATGTGAAGAAGGCTTTCCTCAAAGTAACAGGCTGGGGCAAAGCACCAGAATAA